The Gossypium hirsutum isolate 1008001.06 chromosome A13, Gossypium_hirsutum_v2.1, whole genome shotgun sequence nucleotide sequence CAAGTAATTCGGGGTTATTTTAATCCGCACAATCAAACTTATACAAAAACCTAGGATGTGCCGAAAACTTAATTTGGTTTGCCAACACTTCTATAAATAAGACATcaggggtttgatgtaactaagtcgtcTTAGAACCCTGaaaaaccctagtagtttagGATTAGATTtagattattttctttttggctttTCAATACTCTTTTGTTTTCCTCTTGAAATCAGTTTTATTtcaaaagtttatttatttaattaaaatattccaATTTATATTCTCCTttacattcaatttaattctttattccAAACAATCGATTTGCTACTTTGTTCCTTATTCGATATTCAATCCACGATTATttaaatctcttttctcttctgaATCTATCGTGTTCTTCACATGATTCATTCAATTgagattgagattatgaataacatgagtggctaaatcccttaggAGAGATTAACGAATGGATGGGGATGTGATTAACGAAGGGTTTAGGGTTTCCCAAGAGGGGCTAATTGGTATGAATTACGCGTGCTTAAACCACTAGGTTTGACAACCCTAGAAAGTTATCATAGGTTAGAGGAGGTTGGAAGTTAAGGCGAACAGAGTAAATTGTAATTATCCTGGTTGAGAAATTGGAGTCGggagataagcgagtatcaaTCAATCGATTATTTAATGAGAGGCTGAGAGGTAATAATTTGTTAATCAgtagctaatccaccctaaaacctAATCTGAAATTAGTTAATCTTCCTGGttggtttattaatttaattcatttatttatttttcatatttatttattttctttatttattttttatcataatcTAGGATTTAATTACTACTACtaagacttattattgtaaaaatgttTTCATAGTTTATTCCATGCTCCCctaggtacgatcctcggaataaTTCTAAAGTATTTCATTGTgctaaactatattacaatttgactcgtgaACTTGTGGACACAGCCGcttttaattcttatattttttatgttatattttaactATAAATGACTTGTTTataggcggtcaagttgttgtgCTATTGTCAGAAAAGTTTTCagcaataaattttaaaaataaatttttaaaattaataagataAGTAGGAATGTTACGACCTATAGAtacgatttttaatttttttatttatttttattttctttttaggtcGTTTATGACTCGAACCTTTAGCACTCCAATTGAACCATACCCAGATTCGGAGCAAGTACTTAGGTGCAACCGTCCAGCGATGAATACCGATCCACCCGTAGTAATTAATTTACCTCAAGAAAACCCATTATTCGAAGAGCCATGAAAGCAACAAGGAAATAATTGGGAAGAAGCCCTACTGGCTCAATAGATGTTGCACGATTACGCCCTACCGACACTAGATTTTTTTGGGGTACGAGGAAGCATAGAGCAGCTGACAATTAATGTAAATAATATTGAAATGATCCAAAATATGCTGCAGTTCAAATGGAACATGGTTGAAGACCCGAATTAGCACTTGAAGCAGTTCCTTCAACTATGCGACACCTTCAAGTACAACAGGCTATCCGATGATGTCATGTATCTTCGATTATTCCCATTCGGGTTTCATTACCACTTGGAATGATCTTGCTGAAAACTTTCTTTACAAATTTTTCCCAATTAATTGAACCATTCAATTGAGGTGAGAAATTGctaattttaaacaatttaaaggTGAATCCTTATACGAGGCGTAGGAACTATTCAAGACAATGCTAAAGAAGTGCTCACATCATGGACTGCAAGCATGGCTCCAAATCCAAATATTCTACAATAATGTTGACGGACATATCAGATCTAACTTAAACAAACGATTCAATGAATCTCTCACGTTCCATACTTACGAACGAGCCTATAAAATTATTGAGGATTTGGCCATGAATTAGTACATATGGCCCAATAAGAGGTTTATGTACAAATCTAAGCCTCCAACGATGAAAGTGGTGAGCAAAGAAAACGACGATGATCGATTCCAACGAATCCTTGAAAAGCTTAATTGTTTGGAGACACCTTTCAAGTTGACAAGAGTGGACCCACATTATAAAAACCAGCCAGAGGCGGCCAGCTACATAAATAATAGGAGTCGGGATCcctattcaaatacttataatcCCAGTTGGAGGGATCATCCAAACCTCAAGTAGGGAGGTAACCAAGGAGGTTCAAATCAAGCACAAACTCGAAAAAAATCCTCCTTACCAACCTCCACCAGTGAAACAAAGAGTTACGGAGAATGACCATACTGCACATGGTCAAAGATTTGTCAGAATAGAGATAGAGATGCAAACAATGAAGACAGACATTTGACAAGTTCAAGCTACATGTTGATGACTTGAATTTTGAATGGATAATCTCTATGACCAAATGAGCCAGATAATAGAGATGTTCCAAAAAAAATGCCCAAAGTCTCCTTAGAAATACGGAGAATAACCTTCGGAGAAATGAGAAGGAGCACGTCAAGGCAATCGCAGTGCGATTGGGAAAGGAATTGAAGTCATCAAGTAAGCCCATCCATAAAGAGGAAGTGAGTCCCAAAAATGTCGACGAGCCCACAAAAAAAGAAGCTGTGCACCATGAGAAAATTAAGGATGTAGTCGAACCAGTACCTAATCCGGTAATCTCCACTCCCAGCATAATAAAAATACCCCCAAAATTACAATATCAAAATAGCTTTATGATTTTAATAGAGATAGGGGATCAACATTGTAGCAAAGCCCTTTacgatttaggggctagtataaATTTAATACCCTTGTCAATTTATCGAAAACTCGAATTCGGAGAGATAAAAAAACATATCTGTCGTGTTAAAACTAATTGATGGATCCTTGGTGCACCCAAAAGATGTACTCAATGATATATTGGTTAAGGTACGGGGATTTATAATCCCTGTCAATTTTGTATTCCTCGACTATGAGGAAGATCGAGAAACCTACATTCTATTGGGTAGGCCATTTATAGCCACTTCTAAATTGGTGATTGTCTCGAatgaaacaaattaattataaagacCAATGAAGAGGTAGAAGTGTTCAAATGTGGTTGCAATTCCCAAAGTGAATGATTAGTTAGGGAGGAATGTTATGTTCTAATCCCTAATGGCCTTTATCGAAGGCACTTCTCGAGTTATACATGTGTACATAATGCGAGAGAATGAGGCAAATAGCAAGACTCCGGTGGACAAAGGAGCAATTGGAAGAGTTGAGATGGTCATGAACAATGCTTGAAGTCAACGGTGAAGGTTAAAGAATTATCAGACACGTTCGATAGCACGACATAGTATTAACCATTGAACTTTAAAAAACTTGTAAATTTTCGTAAATTagtattaatttttcatttttagttcGATTTTAAGATAATTAGTGCAATTACATGTTCGAATTAGGAGAATTTAGATTTTTGGAAGTAACAGGAtgaaagtaaactaaacgcagaCAAAAATAGACGATCGGAGGacattgacataactcaaaaggCTGGGCACAATGTCGTGCTGTGCCATGCATAGGCCATGGCATGACACAGGCTCTTCGAAGCAAAGGCACCTAATGTTAAAGTGACGTGTCGCACTACACACAAGTTGTGGCGTGACACAAGCACTTTAAAGCTAAATGAGGTAATTTTAGGGCCTCATGTTGCGCCACACATAGCCTGTGTTTTCAGCCAAAATAGAGCTATTGTAGGAATAAAGCTCGTCGAAGTTCTATTTaaatctgtaacaccctaaaatttatatttttctttctgtaaatatttgacataagtgtgtatttgcttcagtggttaagtgttctgggtatgtgtgagaggtcccaagttcaagccttattgttggcaaattttggcttttttctGAATTAAGTCTTAACTGTAGTACAAAAGGTTTATATTAAGTTATGTGTAATTTCatattagaatgggcctgctagtctagTAGCTAAGTGGAGTGTCAGTGTGTTGGTGATTTTGTGTTCGATTCTCGGTGTCAGCTTTATTTTTAAGTGGTTATGGGGAAGAGTTTGAGTTGGATCAGAAATTTGAGTAGTGGAGAGAACTAAGGAGAAAATCACTAGGGGGTTATCAATTTTCAGTTTTACTACTTTTTTTTACACTTTCGGCTACATCCTCTTTTTTTGCTGTCGCTTCCCTTCCCTTTTACTTTTTGTACTGCCGAAATTCCTTTGTTTTCCCTCATTGTTCTACTTTACATTCTTCCTTGCTTGTAAACGTCCTGATTTTTTACTGTTAAGGCTCGTGTGATAAGTTTTCAGCTCACTAACTCGTGTGTTACTCTGGTAAAATGTTTAATGGGGTTTTTGATTACTGTTTAGGAGTCACTCGTGAGGCTAGTATTAGCGTTTCGTCGATTTGATTTGAACTAGTGTTCGTTCTGTAGTAGTTAACTGACTTTTCATTTTTGCAAGTAATCATTTTACACTCGTTTTTGGGTTTCCTAAAGCATGAAGTATACTGATTTTAGGTCTCTAGATGCTCGAAAGTGTTCTGTAGCAATTCGGAACCAGGTGTGTAGTCAATTACACAGAAAACGAGAATcaacaaaaactaaaaaataaatttgtcgaCGTCACATGAGTGTGTATTCGCCCGTGTGGTAAGCCATGTAgcagcacatgggcgtgtgatcgatGAACTAGGCCGTGCGCGTATGACACGGGCGCATAAAACGGTCGTGTGAGGGCTAACGAGGCCGTGTGCAAGACACAGACTCAATCAattgggccgtgtaggccacacgggcttgtAAAATTTTGGGTCAGACCGTGTGATCCATACGGCCAAGGCTAATTTGggttgtgtgggcccacacaagcaagccacatggacgtgtgagccCATTATTTCTGAAATACTCTGAAAGGTTGCTCAGGTCgtccaagtcgactgtgacctatTGTAAGGTTGGTAAGAGTTGCTTGACCCCCAATTACGTGATCTGGCtataggatatatatatatgctcttAGCACGTAGACCGATTTGTATGTATGATCTGTTAATAGTAGACTTGCATGTCATGTattgtatgttgcattacatcggggttgggttgatgatattttggaagaagtgtctgaaaggctttaagcctattaTCTGGTAGCTTAGCTGCATTATTCTGATCATGTGCTACAATTTGGTACAGTACGGTGTGcagggatggatgggttgattatatccccatatggtgtgtagggttagacggagatggtgtgcagaggctggtgggtaggattctgatatttTGTCTGCATACTATATCTGATATGACTAAGGCCCAAAGTGGTATTTGATTCTGTATCTGATGGGCTAGGCCCTAACtgattctgaaaagggcttcagcCCAGATTATTTACACTTGACACCTATTGCGTAtattttctgtggggattacatactgagtttgcgaaaactcacccttctCTATTTTATCTGTATAGGTAATTCTCAGACTTGACGAGACGGTGCAGCAAAAAACTCGACGGTAGCCACACATATTTAGACTGTTTTAAACTCTGTTTCGGTATTTATttcctaattattatttttttaggttattttgatGTAATATGGGGACTTTATGGACTGTTGGACTTTATTTGGATTTTTAAACTGTTTATGGGATTTTAGTCTAAATCTGGTTTTAATCAAAATGATGGTAGCCTTAAATACGAACGGTTTTCCAAAGACAAATTTTATCAAAAGCTTCCACATAAAAGAAATGCTTTAAAGCAAATCAATTAGTCTTAGTTTCCCAAACTGAGTAAACTATAATAATTGGAATGGTTTAAAGGTCAATGCGTTTtcaaaacactctcatgtgacatcgccagattcggccataacgtttaagCTGCGTTTAgggtgttaaatttagtggtatcagagccaggttgtaaaacccgactatggatttgggttttaaaaattggttttaaataaattaattgtaaataatttgaaatattttttaactaaGTATGTGGCACACCAAGTCTTCGGCGTCGTTCCTATAAGTTCTCTGaaactttgtttaaaattatttgagaatATGATTAGAATAAACCGAAACTACTTCAGGTAGTATATTACACTGAAAACACTCTAGGTAGTGTAGACTGAAAACTATAGTGAGACTACTACCCCCGATAACCGACTCTGAATATTCTGATATTTTACTGCATAAAATATCAGTTAATAAATATTGGAACTGTAACTAAAACGTAAAACTATTAATatagataaattttgaaatttacgatgagcacacgtggtactcatggacggggtactagaggtAGTGGTAGgggccgtagaggggctcgagttGAGTCATTGGCAACTGATACTACTCCAAATCTGAAAACTAGCGAGACATCAGTATCACCTGCGACAGAGATTGGGTCTAGGCTTTATGATCGTGCGGCTGGgaacgacgcactgtcccaagccatgctacaaattttggagagggtcgctaggCCCAACACTGGATCTGAGGTCCGAGGGTCAGTTACGGAACGAATCCGGTCCAATGGGGTTAAATTATTTAGGGGTATCTCTAGAATCGCCCCTAAcgtggctgagtactggatggaggccaTGGAGAGAATTATGGACAACCTGGATTTTACTGCTGAACAGAAGCTTAAGAAGGTTGTTTCTCTATTACGTGATAAGGTATAATAGTGGTGGCTCACGGTTAAGGAGAGCACTCAGCCCGACTGATTGACTTAGGATTATTTTAAGACTACGTTCCAGGATAAGTATGTGGGGGCCAGCTACATTGATGCCAGGAGGCATGAGTTCCTTAATCTCACCCAATGAGATCGTTCAGTGGCCGAGCATAAGGTCGAGTTCATGGGGTTGAGACGTTATGTGTGAGGCatggtggcgactgagtatgAACATTGTTTcgggtttgaggatggtctcaggGACAGTTTGcgagttttgatagctccgtagaAGGAACGTGATTTCTCCGTTCTAGTTGAGAAGACGAAGATCGCCGAAGAGGTTAAGCGCGCTGAGTGCCAAAAccgagaaaaaagaaagaataagagGGAATTTGAGCCCTCGAGTTCTACGAttaggcctaagaaaaaggccaagtCTGATGGGCCAGTACCTACTGAGGTGGCATTGTGTAGGcactgtggtagacgccatctgggcgagtgttggaggattACTGGGGCGTGTTTGAGATGTGGGTCGACTGAGCACCGTGTTCGGGATTGTCCGTTAAGAACTGAGCAAGTACAAGCTCATATTACTAGGACTGTACAACCGCtgagggtagttcagcagccacctagagGCCGAGGTCAGACCAGGGTGGTAAAGGAATGGGCCGAGGACAGAGAGCACCAGGTAGAGCTGCTAGACCTACTGAGGTGAGGTAGCCTActctggtttatgctgcacgtttTCGTGAAGACTGAGATGCTCCGGAGGTCATCACGAGTACGTTCTTAATTTTTAATGTACCTTATCttgcactgatagacataggctctacgCACTCCTATGTAGCTAACACTGTGTCTGAAACTTTAGGAATTTTGATCGAGGATACTTCTAGTGAGATGACTACGGTGAGTCCTTTAGGGCAATCCATTCAAGTTAGTAAATTGTACAGGGACATTCCATTAGAGGTTCAAGGGACAGTATTTTGGGCTAATCTGATGGAGCTTCAATTTGGGGAGTTCTATTTGATATTTGGGATGGGTTGGTTGGTAAGGCACCGAATAAGTCTCGACTGTGCGACAAAAAAGGTTGTGTTCAGAACCGAGGAGGATATTAAAGTAGTTGTGATTGGGGAATGTTGTGACTACTTGACTAATGTGACCTCAGCTTTGGTAGCGGAAAAGTTGGTTCAGAAAGGgtgtgaggcattcttggcctacGTCAGTATTTCTAATTCTAGGGACTCTTCGGTTAAGGACATCAGAACAGTGAGAAATTtttcagatgtgtttccggaggagTTACCTAGGTTACCTCCAAGCCGTGAGGTGGAGTTTGGGACTGAGTTGTTTCTTGACACAGTTCCGGTGTCTATCACCCCTTACCAAATAGCACTGAAAGAGCTGACGGAACTTAAGGCTCAGATTTAGGAGCTGTTAGACCATGGGTTCATTTGTCCCAGCGTGTCTCTGTAGGGAGCACatgttctatttgtaaagaagaaagatgggacaatgcagatgtgtatcgactatcagCAGCTGAACAAGctaacaattaagaataagtaccatCTCCCgagtattgatgatttattcaacCAGTTTAGAGGGGATTCTATGTTCTCCAAGATTGACTTGCGTTCGGGGTATCATCAACTGAGAGTAAAGAAGGCTAACGTGCATAAAACAACATTTAAGACTCAATATGGACATTTTGACTTCCTaattatgccctttggtttaactaatgcacccgcggcattcatggatttgatgaatcgagtattttaGCCCTACCTGGatcagtttgtagtagtgtttatcgATGACCATTTGGTGTATTCTAAGACAGAAGATTAATACAATAAGTAtctcagagtggttctacagattcttcgtgagaaacagttgtacgcgaagttcagcaagtgtgagttctggctttaggaagtaacatttctgggacatgtagtTTCTGCTAGGGGATAGGAGTTgatcctcgtaagattgaggcTGTATTGGGTTGGAAACAGCCGAAGAACGTGTCTAAGATCCGCAGCTTTTCTGGGGCTGGCAGGATATTATCGACGTTACGTAGAAGGATTCTATTTGATCGCAGCTCTGATGACTAAGTTACTGCGTAAGGGAGTTCCTTTCGTTTGGACTGAtgcacagcaagagagctttgataaGCTCAAGACTGTTTTAAAtcaggctcctgttctgatactGCCTAAGCCCAGTAAAGACTtcgtggtttacagtgatgcgtcgcatgtgggtcTGGGTTGTGTTCTGCTGCAAGATGGAAAGGtagttgcttatgcgtctcgacagCTCAAGACTCATGAGGCTATCTATCCGATGCATGATCTGGAGTTAGCAGCGATAGTCTTCACtctaaagatttggaggcactatctgtatggtgagaagtgtactatttacactgatcataagagcctcagaTATCTCTTCACCCAAAAgaagttaaatcttaggcagcgtagatgggttgagttgcttaaggactatgactgCACCATCGACTATCATcccggtaaggccaatgtggtggctgatacGTTAAGCCGTAGGGCCATGAccgatctgagagcaatgttcaCTCGACTGAGTCTTTTCGACAATAGGAGTCTGTTGGCAGAACTTCAAGTGAAATTGACATGGATTGATCAGATTAGAAATAAACAGATTCTGGATAAGTCTCTTGAGTTGAGGTTTCGTCAAGTTGAGAGTGGTATTACTTCAGATTTTGGAATTAATAAGGATGGGGTATTGTGTTTCCGctatcggatttgtgtaccgaaggatGAGGATTTGAGACAGTTGATTCTGAAGGAGGCGCATAATAGCCCCTATGCTATGTATCCAGGCGAAAATAAAATATACCGAGATCTGCAAGAcgtatattggtggccagggttaAAGCGAGAGGTTACCGACTTCGTGGCTCGCTGTTTAACTTGTCAaaaggttaaggctgagcatcagttaccttcaggtttGCTACAGCCAGTTAAGATACCGAtgtggaaatgggagcgagtaacgatggacttcgttagtgggttgcctctaacacccactaagaaggattctatatgggtcatcgtggatcaattGACGAAGTCTGCTCACTTCATTCCGGTCAGGACAGACTTCTCTTTGCAGAAATTGGCTAAGCTCTCCATATCAGAAATAGTAAGACTACATAGGGTACCAGTGTCGATCATCTCTAATAGAGATCTACgttttacatctcgattctagaagaagttTCATGAAGTTTTGGGTTCAAGGTTAGACTGCAGtggttaaattttatatttttgtttcatttaaggggtagagttgtaacgccccaaattttatatttttgtttctgtaaatattagacacaagtgtgtatctgcttcagtggttaaatgttctgggtgtgtgtgcgAGGTCCCAAGTTTAAGCCTTGTTATTagcaaattttggtttttttcctGAATTAAGTCTTAACTGCTAGCACAAAAGGTTTATATTAAGTTATGtgtaatttcatatcagaatgggcctgctggtctggtggctAAGTAGAGTGTCAAGTGTGCTGGAGATTCTGTGTTTGATTCCCTGCGTCGGCTTTATTTTTAGGTGGTTACGGGGAAGAGTTTGAGTTGGATCAGAAATCCAGTAGTGGAGAGAATTAAGGAGAAAATCACTAGGAGATTATCAGTTTTCAGTTTTACTGCTTCTTTTTTTGGTAATTTCGGCTACATCCTATCTTTTTGTTGTCGCTTCCCCTCTCTTTTACTCCTTGTGCTGCCAAAATTCCTTTATTTTCCCTCTTTGTTTGACTTTACAATCTTCATTGCTTGcaaacatctttctttttcactattAAGGCGCGTGTGGTAAGTTTTCGGTTCAGTAACTCGTGTGTTACTTTGGTTAAGTGTTTAATGGGATTTTTGGTTACTGTTTAGGAGTCACTCGTGAGGTCAGTATTAACATTTCATCGATTTGATTCAGAGTAGTGTTTGTTCTGTAGCGGTAAGTCGACTTTTCGTTTTTGCAAGTAATCATTTTAGACTCGTTTTTGGGTTTCCTAAAGCATGAAGTATACTGATTTTAGGTCTCTAGAGGATCGAAAATGTTCTACACCAATTCGAAACCAAGTGTGTACTCAATTACATTGAGAATCGGAGAAAGCCAAAAAATGAAtctatcgatgccacacgggtgtgtggccgcCCGTGTGGTAAGCCGTGTGGCAGCACACGTGCGTGTGATCGATGAACTAGGCTATGCGCACGTGACATGGGCacatgacacgaccatgtgaaggCTGACGAGGCCGTGTGTAAGACACGGGCTCTACTAATTAAGCCGTGTGGGCCGCACGGGCGTGCGGGCCCACACGGAtgaaccacacgggtgtgtggaattctg carries:
- the LOC121212328 gene encoding uncharacterized protein; its protein translation is MEAMERIMDNLDFTAEQKLKKVVSLLRDKKERDFSVLVEKTKIAEEVKRAECQNREKRKNKREFEPSSSTIRPKKKAKSDGPVPTEVALCRHCGRRHLGECWRITGACLRCGSTEHRVRDCPLRTEQVQAHITRTVQPLRVVQQPPRGRDIGSTHSYVANTVSETLGILIEDTSSEMTTVSPLGQSIQVSKLYRDIPLEVQGTVFWANLMELQFGEFYLIFGMGWLVRHRISLDCATKKVVFRTEEDIKVVVIGECCDYLTNVTSALVAEKLVQKGCEAFLAYVSISNSRDSSVKDIRTVRNFSDVFPEELPRLPPSREVEFGTELFLDTVPVSITPYQIALKELTELKAQI